In Aeromicrobium marinum DSM 15272, one genomic interval encodes:
- a CDS encoding DUF3017 domain-containing protein, whose product MSLHLPRSRGSQLYLAQLAVVVVGLVLVALDHWRLGTAMVGTAFCLGAVARVVVPVNHTGMLRVRGRTFDALWMLTLGVALIALAVVVPVQP is encoded by the coding sequence ATGAGCCTGCACCTGCCGCGCAGCAGGGGATCGCAGCTGTACCTCGCCCAGCTGGCCGTGGTCGTGGTCGGTCTGGTGCTCGTCGCCCTGGACCACTGGCGCCTCGGCACCGCGATGGTCGGCACCGCGTTCTGCCTCGGCGCCGTGGCGCGCGTGGTGGTGCCGGTGAACCACACCGGCATGCTGCGGGTGCGGGGCCGGACGTTCGACGCCCTCTGGATGCTCACCCTGGGCGTGGCGCTGATCGCTCTCGCGGTCGTCGTGCCGGTCCAGCCCTGA
- a CDS encoding bifunctional methylenetetrahydrofolate dehydrogenase/methenyltetrahydrofolate cyclohydrolase, translating to MTAQILDGKAAAAAIKSELRVRVAALAERGIVPGLGTILVGDDPGSQWYVGAKHRDCAEIGITSIRIDLPATATQAEVEAAVDQLNADPACTLYIVQLPLPRGLDENAVIGRIDPAKDADGLHPTNLGWLVLGAPAPLPCTPRGIIELLRRHEVEIAGAHVVVVGRGITVGRPMGLMLTRRSENATVTLCHTGTRDLAAEVARADIVIAAAGVPGIITPEMVKPGAALLDVGVSRDDDNRIVGDLAPGVREVAGWVAPNPGGVGPMTRAMLLANVVDATELAHR from the coding sequence GTGACCGCGCAGATCCTCGATGGCAAGGCCGCCGCGGCGGCGATCAAGTCCGAGCTGAGGGTGCGGGTGGCCGCGCTCGCGGAACGGGGCATCGTCCCGGGCCTCGGCACGATCCTGGTCGGCGACGACCCGGGCAGCCAGTGGTACGTCGGTGCCAAGCACCGCGACTGCGCCGAGATCGGCATCACCTCGATCCGGATCGACCTGCCCGCGACGGCGACCCAGGCCGAGGTCGAGGCGGCCGTCGACCAGCTCAACGCCGACCCGGCGTGCACCCTCTACATCGTGCAGCTGCCGCTGCCCCGCGGGCTGGACGAGAACGCCGTGATCGGGCGCATCGACCCGGCCAAGGATGCCGACGGACTGCACCCGACCAACCTCGGGTGGCTGGTCCTGGGCGCGCCGGCGCCGTTGCCGTGCACGCCGCGCGGCATCATCGAGCTGCTCCGTCGCCACGAGGTCGAGATCGCCGGGGCGCACGTCGTCGTGGTCGGGCGCGGCATCACCGTCGGCCGTCCCATGGGTCTGATGCTGACCCGTCGCAGCGAGAACGCCACGGTGACGCTCTGCCACACCGGTACCCGGGACCTGGCCGCCGAGGTGGCGCGGGCCGACATCGTCATCGCCGCCGCGGGCGTCCCGGGCATCATCACCCCGGAGATGGTCAAGCCCGGTGCCGCGCTGCTCGACGTCGGGGTCAGCCGGGACGACGACAACCGCATCGTCGGCGACCTCGCCCCGGGGGTCCGGGAGGTCGCGGGCTGGGTCGCGCCCAACCCCGGCGGGGTGGGTCCGATGACCCGCGCCATGCTGCTCGCGAACGTCGTCGATGCGACGGAGCTGGCCCACCGATGA
- a CDS encoding CocE/NonD family hydrolase, with amino-acid sequence MRRTLLGLLLLGPLFAVVPAGPAAAAGWEPGPALYDVAVTESDVPVTMADGRVLRAAVHRPVLPGTTTPADGPFPVILVQTPYGKSVGNTGIGAVNPYLIERGYIGVIVDVAGTGGSEGTSQLFGRQEAEDGAELVEWAARLPGSTGEVGLLGGSYLGIDQLFTAAAVGPGSPLKAILPIVSASDPYRDLFVAGGVVNMVSSLGLIAAYFGLRTLTPAAERPTVPVDALRLSLEHGLAGIPFELQTGLDVLAQTGRVYDSAYWQERAPQRVLQQIVDNDVPTFLVGGQYDVFQRGEPLLFSGLQNASVGRSVWEPMSADQPVDPRFHLLTGPWDHGNPGGEDLDEIQLRWFDQWLKDVDTGVLGTGPLHVVDSTAGAFEADRFPLAEATPTAYHLHPGGVLSTELPSANHGSRTLSYSPISLACRRSLQQWTAGLLREVYRACSSAPPPALLQLGDASFDTAPLGEPLQIAGPIGLRLQAKSTRPEAIFVATLQSVAPDGTVTDLTAGALLGSARAIDPARSWPGAAGTYQLPYHPHTREAEQPIVPGRLTRFDVELRSAFTTVPAGHRLRLVLGTADTHLLPPPLKLLDLLLGFYGVQTNRVTPSVLSLPVVD; translated from the coding sequence ATGCGCCGGACGCTGCTGGGTCTGTTGTTGCTGGGTCCGTTGTTCGCCGTGGTGCCCGCCGGTCCGGCCGCCGCCGCGGGGTGGGAGCCCGGCCCGGCGCTCTACGACGTGGCCGTGACCGAGAGCGACGTGCCCGTGACGATGGCCGACGGCCGGGTGCTGCGGGCGGCCGTGCACCGGCCCGTCCTGCCCGGGACCACGACACCCGCCGACGGCCCGTTCCCGGTCATCCTCGTCCAGACCCCCTACGGCAAGTCGGTCGGCAACACCGGCATCGGCGCGGTCAACCCGTACCTGATCGAGCGGGGCTACATCGGGGTCATCGTCGACGTGGCCGGGACGGGCGGCTCGGAGGGCACGTCCCAGCTGTTCGGCCGCCAGGAGGCGGAGGACGGCGCGGAGCTGGTCGAGTGGGCTGCGCGCCTGCCGGGCAGCACGGGGGAGGTCGGCCTGCTCGGCGGCTCGTACCTCGGGATCGACCAGCTGTTCACGGCGGCCGCGGTCGGTCCCGGTTCTCCCCTGAAGGCGATCCTCCCGATCGTCTCCGCCTCGGATCCCTACCGCGACCTGTTCGTGGCCGGCGGGGTGGTGAACATGGTGTCGAGTCTCGGACTGATCGCCGCGTACTTCGGCCTCCGTACCCTCACCCCGGCGGCCGAGCGCCCGACCGTCCCCGTCGATGCGTTGCGGTTGAGCCTCGAGCACGGCCTCGCCGGGATTCCGTTCGAGCTGCAGACCGGTCTGGACGTGCTCGCCCAGACGGGTCGGGTGTACGACAGCGCGTACTGGCAGGAGCGGGCCCCGCAACGGGTGCTGCAGCAGATCGTGGACAACGACGTGCCGACGTTCCTTGTGGGCGGCCAGTACGACGTGTTCCAACGCGGCGAACCTCTGCTGTTCAGCGGCCTGCAGAACGCCTCGGTGGGGCGTTCGGTGTGGGAGCCCATGTCGGCCGACCAGCCGGTCGACCCCCGCTTCCACCTGCTCACCGGACCGTGGGACCACGGCAATCCGGGTGGGGAGGACCTCGACGAGATCCAGCTGCGGTGGTTCGACCAGTGGCTGAAGGACGTCGACACCGGAGTGCTGGGGACCGGCCCGCTGCACGTGGTCGACTCGACCGCCGGGGCCTTCGAGGCCGACCGGTTCCCGCTGGCCGAAGCCACCCCGACCGCGTACCACCTCCATCCCGGAGGTGTGCTGTCGACCGAGCTCCCGAGTGCGAACCACGGGTCCCGGACCCTGTCGTACTCACCGATCTCCCTGGCGTGTCGACGATCCCTCCAGCAGTGGACCGCCGGGCTCCTGCGCGAGGTGTACCGGGCGTGCAGCTCGGCGCCGCCACCCGCGCTGCTGCAGCTGGGGGACGCCTCGTTCGACACCGCCCCGCTCGGCGAGCCGCTGCAGATCGCCGGGCCGATCGGGCTGCGACTGCAGGCGAAGTCGACCCGGCCCGAGGCGATCTTCGTGGCGACCCTGCAGTCGGTGGCTCCCGACGGGACCGTCACGGATCTCACCGCCGGCGCGCTGCTGGGCTCCGCCCGCGCCATCGACCCGGCCAGGTCGTGGCCGGGCGCGGCCGGCACCTACCAGCTGCCGTACCACCCCCACACGCGCGAGGCCGAGCAGCCGATCGTTCCCGGCCGGCTCACTCGCTTCGACGTCGAGCTGCGTTCGGCCTTCACCACGGTGCCTGCCGGGCACCGGCTCCGCCTCGTGCTGGGCACCGCCGACACCCACCTGCTCCCACCGCCGCTGAAGCTGCTCGACCTGCTGCTGGGCTTCTACGGCGTGCAGACCAACCGGGTCACACCCTCGGTGCTGAGTCTCCCGGTGGTCGACTGA
- a CDS encoding TetR/AcrR family transcriptional regulator — MVSRAQLSQERSRQRRDALLAAAIELFAEGGSRLVTHRAVAARAGVAPATTTYYFASIDDLIREALAAHVQQWIDDLRGFTVADLGAAVPTETAAGWVEMIFAARGPEVAAVELSIYLAAARDPQLRDVAGEALRSLEQLAADVLRHIGVEDSRELVAAIIALIAGTALRRQSGQYSESEEALMLTTAVRHLVRAHAAPGGSAAS; from the coding sequence ATGGTCAGCCGGGCCCAGCTGAGCCAGGAGCGCAGTCGGCAGCGGCGTGACGCGCTGCTCGCCGCCGCCATCGAGCTGTTCGCCGAGGGCGGCTCCCGCCTCGTGACCCACCGGGCCGTCGCCGCCCGCGCCGGGGTGGCGCCGGCCACCACCACCTACTACTTCGCCTCGATCGACGACCTGATCCGTGAGGCTCTCGCCGCCCACGTGCAGCAGTGGATCGACGACCTGCGCGGCTTCACCGTCGCCGACCTCGGCGCCGCCGTGCCCACCGAGACCGCCGCCGGCTGGGTCGAGATGATCTTCGCCGCCCGCGGCCCGGAGGTCGCGGCGGTCGAGCTGTCGATCTACCTGGCGGCCGCCCGCGATCCGCAGCTGCGTGACGTCGCCGGCGAGGCCCTGCGGTCGCTCGAGCAGCTGGCCGCCGACGTCCTGCGCCACATCGGCGTCGAGGACTCGCGCGAGCTGGTCGCCGCGATCATCGCCCTGATCGCCGGCACCGCGCTGCGCCGGCAGTCCGGGCAGTACTCCGAGTCGGAGGAGGCCCTGATGCTGACCACCGCCGTGCGCCACCTGGTGCGGGCCCACGCCGCGCCCGGCGGGTCGGCCGCCTCCTAG
- a CDS encoding DMT family transporter: MTDRRLLGALLVAVSAVAFGSMAIFGVWAQRDGADTPALILVRFSVAAAVLAVVLAVVRGRLGLVRPPWHRIWPVAALGGIGYIGQAYCFFLALEYAQASLVALLLYLFPAFVAVLAAVFLRERIGLVTALALGLALCGTFLVVGGGSGRPLGIALGVGAAVIYSLYITIGSVVTRDLDALTVSTVVCAAASCVGGGIVLVLVAAGRSPSFPATAAGWGSLVAIALIGTVVAILTFFAGLALLGPTSASVLSTLEPVVTVGLATWLLDESLTGVQAVGAALVLGAVVWLALEGRPTADPLPPT, from the coding sequence ATGACGGACCGCCGTCTGCTCGGGGCGCTGCTCGTGGCGGTCTCGGCCGTCGCGTTCGGGTCGATGGCGATCTTCGGCGTCTGGGCGCAACGGGACGGGGCGGACACCCCGGCGCTGATCCTGGTCCGGTTCTCCGTCGCCGCGGCCGTGCTGGCCGTGGTGCTGGCCGTCGTCCGTGGTCGGCTCGGACTGGTGCGGCCGCCGTGGCACCGGATCTGGCCGGTCGCGGCCCTGGGCGGGATCGGCTACATCGGCCAGGCCTACTGCTTCTTCCTGGCGCTCGAGTACGCCCAGGCGAGCCTCGTGGCGCTGCTGCTCTACCTGTTCCCCGCGTTCGTCGCCGTCCTGGCGGCGGTGTTCCTGCGTGAACGGATCGGCCTGGTGACCGCTCTGGCGCTCGGACTGGCCCTGTGCGGCACCTTCCTGGTCGTCGGCGGTGGGTCGGGGCGCCCGCTGGGCATCGCGCTCGGGGTGGGGGCCGCCGTCATCTACTCGCTCTACATCACGATCGGCTCGGTCGTCACCCGTGACCTCGACGCGCTGACGGTGTCGACCGTGGTCTGTGCGGCTGCCTCGTGCGTCGGCGGCGGCATCGTGCTGGTGCTCGTCGCGGCCGGCCGGTCACCGTCGTTCCCCGCGACCGCGGCGGGGTGGGGGTCGTTGGTGGCCATCGCCCTGATCGGGACGGTCGTCGCCATCCTGACCTTCTTCGCGGGACTGGCCCTGCTGGGCCCGACGTCGGCGTCGGTGCTGTCGACCCTGGAGCCGGTGGTGACGGTCGGCCTCGCGACGTGGCTGCTCGACGAGTCGCTGACCGGTGTGCAGGCCGTCGGCGCAGCCCTGGTGCTGGGTGCCGTCGTGTGGCTGGCGCTGGAGGGCCGACCGACGGCCGACCCGTTGCCCCCGACCTAG
- the purH gene encoding bifunctional phosphoribosylaminoimidazolecarboxamide formyltransferase/IMP cyclohydrolase, whose product MTTPDSRPLRRALVSVYDKTGLDQLALDLHAAGVAIVSTGSTAKVIESAGVPVTPVEELTGFPECLDGRVKTLHPRVHAGILADSRLDSHRQQLADLDIAPFDLVVVNLYPFAETVASGASDDECVEQIDVGGPSMVRAAAKNHPTVAVVVSPDSYEEVREALGSGGFTLDARKRLAARAFAHTAAYDVAVASWFAGDYTRADGDAWPEFGGSTSALAQVLRYGENPHQQAALYSDGTGGLADAEQLHGKEMSYNNYVDTDAARRAAADFSRPAVAIIKHANPCGIAVGSDVAEAHARAHACDPVSAFGGVIAANRPVSVAMAEQVAEVFTEVIVAPDYEPGAVEVLQRKKNIRILRCAADQDPPAREVRPISGGELVQQVDHVDAPGDDPASWTLVAGEPADAATLADLAFAWTAVRAAKSNAILLAADGASVGIGMGQVNRVDSCHLAVQRAGAGRARGSVAASDAFFPFADGPAILIDAGVRAIVQPGGSVRDDETVAAAQAAGVTMYVTGTRHFFH is encoded by the coding sequence ATGACCACCCCCGACAGCCGTCCCCTGCGCCGAGCCCTCGTCTCGGTCTACGACAAGACCGGGCTCGACCAGCTCGCGCTCGACCTCCACGCCGCGGGGGTGGCGATCGTGTCGACCGGTTCGACGGCGAAGGTGATCGAGTCCGCCGGGGTGCCGGTGACCCCGGTCGAGGAGCTGACGGGCTTCCCGGAGTGCCTCGACGGCCGGGTGAAGACCCTGCACCCGCGGGTCCACGCCGGGATCCTGGCCGACTCCCGTCTGGACTCGCACCGGCAGCAGCTGGCCGACCTGGACATCGCACCCTTCGACCTGGTGGTCGTCAACCTCTACCCGTTCGCCGAGACGGTCGCGTCCGGCGCGAGCGACGACGAGTGTGTCGAACAGATCGACGTCGGTGGGCCGTCGATGGTCCGTGCCGCGGCGAAGAACCACCCCACCGTGGCCGTGGTCGTGTCGCCGGACTCCTACGAGGAGGTCCGGGAGGCGCTCGGTTCCGGCGGGTTCACCCTCGACGCACGTAAGCGGCTCGCGGCGCGGGCCTTCGCCCACACGGCCGCCTACGACGTCGCCGTCGCCTCGTGGTTCGCCGGCGACTACACGCGAGCGGACGGCGACGCCTGGCCGGAGTTCGGCGGGTCCACCTCGGCGCTCGCCCAGGTGCTGCGCTACGGCGAGAACCCGCACCAGCAGGCCGCGCTGTACTCCGACGGCACCGGGGGTCTCGCCGATGCCGAGCAGCTGCACGGCAAGGAGATGTCGTACAACAACTACGTCGACACCGACGCCGCCCGCCGCGCCGCCGCCGACTTCTCGCGACCGGCCGTCGCGATCATCAAGCACGCCAACCCCTGCGGCATCGCGGTCGGGTCCGACGTCGCGGAGGCGCACGCGCGGGCCCACGCGTGCGACCCCGTCTCGGCCTTCGGCGGAGTCATCGCGGCCAACCGGCCGGTCTCGGTCGCGATGGCCGAGCAGGTCGCCGAGGTCTTCACCGAGGTCATCGTGGCGCCGGACTACGAGCCGGGTGCGGTGGAGGTGCTGCAGCGCAAGAAGAACATCCGCATCCTGCGCTGCGCCGCCGACCAGGACCCCCCGGCGCGGGAGGTGCGGCCGATCTCCGGTGGGGAGCTGGTCCAGCAGGTCGACCACGTCGACGCGCCGGGCGACGACCCGGCGAGCTGGACGCTGGTCGCGGGGGAGCCGGCCGACGCCGCGACACTCGCCGACCTCGCCTTCGCCTGGACCGCCGTGCGCGCGGCCAAGTCCAACGCGATCCTGCTCGCCGCCGATGGTGCCTCGGTGGGCATCGGCATGGGTCAGGTCAACCGCGTCGACTCCTGCCACCTCGCGGTCCAGCGGGCCGGCGCCGGCCGGGCCCGGGGCTCCGTGGCGGCCTCCGACGCGTTCTTCCCCTTCGCCGACGGCCCGGCGATCCTGATCGACGCCGGGGTGCGGGCCATCGTGCAGCCGGGCGGGTCGGTCCGCGACGACGAGACCGTCGCCGCGGCCCAGGCGGCCGGCGTCACGATGTACGTCACCGGCACCCGACACTTCTTCCACTGA
- the purN gene encoding phosphoribosylglycinamide formyltransferase — protein MGAVPSRVEPSRLVVLVSGSGTNLQALIDAAADPDYGARVAAVGSDRHGIEGLERAERHGIDTFVLPTADFDGRDAWDAALASEVAAHRPDLVVLAGFMKLAGPAFLARFGGRTVNTHPALLPAFPGMHGPRDALAHGVKVTGATLFVVDAGVDTGPIVAQVAVPVLPGDDERTLHDRIRTSERSMLVEWVGRMAREPYTITDRTITFGAAV, from the coding sequence GTGGGGGCCGTGCCGAGCCGCGTTGAACCCTCACGTCTGGTCGTGCTGGTGTCGGGCAGCGGCACCAACCTGCAGGCGCTGATCGATGCCGCCGCCGATCCCGACTACGGCGCACGGGTCGCGGCCGTCGGGTCCGACCGCCACGGGATCGAGGGACTCGAGCGGGCCGAGCGGCACGGGATCGACACCTTCGTCCTGCCGACCGCCGACTTCGACGGCCGCGACGCCTGGGACGCAGCGCTGGCCTCGGAGGTCGCTGCGCACCGACCCGACCTCGTGGTCCTCGCCGGCTTCATGAAGCTGGCCGGTCCGGCCTTCCTCGCACGGTTCGGCGGCCGCACCGTCAACACCCACCCGGCGCTGCTGCCGGCGTTCCCCGGCATGCACGGCCCCCGCGACGCGCTCGCCCACGGGGTCAAGGTCACCGGCGCGACCCTGTTCGTGGTCGACGCCGGGGTCGACACCGGCCCGATCGTCGCCCAGGTGGCCGTGCCCGTGCTGCCGGGCGACGACGAGCGGACCCTGCACGACCGCATCAGGACCAGCGAGCGCAGCATGCTCGTCGAGTGGGTGGGCCGGATGGCCCGAGAGCCCTACACGATCACCGACCGCACCATCACCTTCGGAGCCGCCGTATGA
- a CDS encoding DUF6350 family protein encodes MRPRSEPPSRPSDRTAGTAAAAALGPAFVAVATAVGVGLVVAFLGVWAAGGAGGSLLSTARATVQVWLVAHGSGITTGGTDVGLVPLGAVAVAVAVVAWSVRRTVDTPVAEPSALVAATAGAHGVVAALLSAVTDSTGASTSMVRAALVAFCVAGTGAAVGYAAAHGVPDLWWPQDRPELRAVVVGASVAAGAVVVCAAVVVAVLLGVRVERAGDLWALLDPGPGGGLALAVVCLLLVPTLVAWTVAALLGPGFVVGSDTSVDLTGSYLGEVPGLPVLAALPSPGEFPGWVFLLALVPVVAAAGAGWWLVRTGRVDTTTSMPRAVSVAAGSGAVGGLALALLARASGGSAGPGRMAEVGPTVWWPLLVGVPVMAAGAAIGATVAHYRGGRAEPR; translated from the coding sequence GTGCGCCCTCGCAGTGAGCCCCCCTCCCGGCCGTCCGACCGGACGGCCGGCACGGCCGCAGCGGCGGCCCTGGGGCCGGCCTTCGTGGCGGTCGCGACCGCCGTCGGGGTCGGCCTCGTCGTCGCCTTCCTCGGCGTGTGGGCCGCCGGCGGGGCCGGCGGGTCCCTCCTGTCGACCGCCCGCGCCACGGTGCAGGTCTGGCTGGTCGCCCACGGCTCGGGCATCACGACGGGCGGGACCGACGTCGGTCTGGTGCCGCTGGGAGCCGTCGCCGTCGCCGTCGCCGTCGTGGCGTGGTCGGTACGGCGCACGGTCGACACCCCGGTGGCCGAGCCCTCCGCCCTGGTCGCCGCGACGGCCGGCGCGCACGGTGTCGTGGCGGCCTTGCTGTCGGCCGTGACGGACTCGACGGGCGCGTCGACGTCGATGGTGCGGGCCGCGCTGGTCGCCTTCTGTGTGGCGGGAACGGGTGCCGCGGTGGGGTACGCCGCCGCGCACGGGGTGCCGGACCTGTGGTGGCCCCAGGACCGACCGGAGCTCCGGGCGGTGGTGGTCGGGGCCTCCGTGGCAGCGGGCGCGGTGGTGGTGTGTGCCGCCGTGGTCGTGGCGGTGCTGCTCGGTGTGCGGGTCGAACGCGCGGGCGACCTCTGGGCGCTGCTCGATCCCGGCCCGGGAGGAGGACTCGCGTTGGCGGTGGTGTGCCTGCTGCTCGTGCCGACCTTGGTCGCGTGGACGGTCGCCGCCCTGCTCGGGCCCGGTTTCGTCGTCGGGTCCGACACGTCGGTCGACCTGACCGGCTCGTACCTGGGAGAGGTGCCGGGCCTGCCGGTCCTGGCGGCACTGCCGTCGCCCGGGGAGTTCCCGGGGTGGGTCTTCCTGCTCGCCCTGGTACCCGTCGTCGCGGCCGCCGGCGCCGGGTGGTGGCTCGTGCGCACCGGACGGGTGGACACCACCACCTCGATGCCCCGTGCCGTCTCGGTCGCCGCAGGTTCCGGTGCCGTGGGCGGTCTGGCGCTGGCGTTGCTCGCGCGGGCCTCCGGCGGATCGGCGGGCCCGGGACGCATGGCCGAGGTCGGACCGACCGTGTGGTGGCCCCTGCTCGTCGGGGTGCCCGTGATGGCCGCGGGCGCTGCCATCGGCGCGACGGTGGCCCACTATCGTGGGGGCCGTGCCGAGCCGCGTTGA
- a CDS encoding RNA polymerase sigma factor: protein MTRVDEFDSFYRSTSDAALRVTYAVTGDRTVAREVTVDAYRRAWRDWSKIRDRHALSYVRNEAWKLAVLDRGTHPLRRRHEDDSDTELLDALADLPSDDRRLIVLMTLGSTDLDDAAREVGVTDEDGIEKVTSAITALEAATGQDIDTLERRMLALVEVAQQLSLPPSDHIRRKAVQGRRRNTVALVAAAVTALAFGGVVATEGDVLATGDVLPDRQRFGAETPDLVLDAREIDAGNLLTSAQVSQLDPEAEWTVTSTDEDTDNDRPYATCPTQRFATVDPLKVFVRSFEGSGRLTERVAQAIEVAPGVAAAEEAYARLVSWYADCSHPRTQLTETYRVARPFGDFLIMRMVSNRSPQRTFTVGFSQSGTVTSTVVHEVDGLEAPPIEVFAQTLNDSVERVCADSGGRCTDDIQVQPTDPPRTSEAPEFLGVVDLPPITTIDNVWAGVAPTGTGPNPAATPCDRSEIAGEGVTGAGSRIYVIPEATGLPPGFGAVETVGRFASEEAATAFVDDVRNRIAACPGENLAAGVEDTGAFDTGVMSRGFTWRIGFEVADAAPVSVRTAIVQRGSAVAQLTFTPSGEADVSPEQFLQLAQRAAQRLIYLP from the coding sequence ATGACGCGCGTCGACGAGTTCGACAGCTTCTACCGCTCCACCTCCGACGCCGCCCTCCGGGTCACCTACGCCGTCACCGGCGACCGCACCGTCGCGCGCGAGGTCACGGTCGACGCGTACCGGCGGGCGTGGCGGGACTGGTCGAAGATCCGGGACCGTCACGCCCTCAGCTACGTCCGGAACGAGGCCTGGAAGCTCGCCGTGCTCGACCGCGGGACCCACCCGCTGCGCCGCCGCCACGAGGACGACTCCGACACCGAGCTGCTCGACGCGCTGGCCGACCTGCCGTCCGACGACCGCCGCCTGATCGTGCTGATGACTCTCGGCAGCACCGATCTGGACGACGCCGCCCGTGAGGTCGGGGTCACCGACGAGGACGGCATCGAGAAGGTCACGTCCGCCATCACGGCGCTCGAGGCGGCCACCGGCCAGGACATCGACACGCTGGAACGCCGGATGCTGGCCCTGGTCGAGGTCGCGCAGCAGCTCTCCCTCCCACCGTCGGACCACATCCGCCGCAAGGCGGTCCAGGGCCGGCGCCGCAACACCGTCGCCCTGGTGGCGGCGGCCGTCACGGCCCTGGCGTTCGGCGGCGTGGTGGCCACCGAGGGAGACGTGCTGGCGACGGGCGACGTGCTGCCCGACCGGCAGCGGTTCGGCGCCGAGACCCCCGACCTGGTCCTCGACGCCCGCGAGATCGACGCCGGCAACCTGCTCACCAGCGCCCAGGTCAGCCAGCTGGACCCCGAGGCCGAGTGGACGGTCACGAGCACCGACGAGGACACCGACAACGACCGGCCGTACGCCACCTGCCCGACCCAGCGCTTCGCGACCGTCGACCCGCTCAAGGTGTTCGTCCGGTCCTTCGAGGGCTCGGGCCGGCTCACCGAGCGGGTCGCCCAGGCGATCGAGGTGGCGCCCGGCGTCGCGGCCGCCGAGGAGGCGTACGCCCGGCTGGTCAGCTGGTACGCCGACTGCAGCCACCCGCGGACGCAGCTGACCGAGACCTACCGCGTCGCCCGGCCGTTCGGCGACTTCCTCATCATGCGCATGGTGTCGAACCGGTCGCCGCAGCGGACGTTCACCGTCGGGTTCAGCCAGTCCGGCACGGTCACCAGCACCGTGGTGCACGAGGTCGACGGGCTCGAGGCCCCGCCCATCGAGGTCTTCGCCCAGACGCTCAACGACTCCGTCGAGCGGGTGTGCGCCGACAGCGGCGGACGCTGCACCGACGACATCCAGGTCCAGCCGACCGACCCCCCGCGCACCTCCGAGGCGCCGGAGTTCCTCGGGGTCGTCGACCTCCCGCCGATCACCACGATCGACAACGTGTGGGCCGGGGTCGCCCCCACGGGCACCGGACCGAACCCGGCCGCGACGCCCTGTGACCGCTCCGAGATCGCCGGCGAGGGGGTCACCGGGGCGGGATCGCGCATCTACGTCATCCCCGAGGCCACCGGGCTGCCGCCCGGCTTCGGCGCGGTCGAGACGGTCGGACGCTTTGCGTCCGAGGAGGCCGCGACGGCCTTCGTCGACGACGTCCGCAACCGGATCGCCGCCTGCCCGGGCGAGAACCTCGCGGCCGGCGTCGAGGACACCGGGGCGTTCGACACCGGGGTGATGTCCCGCGGGTTCACCTGGCGGATCGGGTTCGAGGTGGCCGACGCGGCCCCCGTCAGCGTGCGGACCGCGATCGTCCAGCGCGGCAGCGCCGTGGCCCAGCTGACCTTCACGCCCAGCGGCGAGGCCGACGTGAGCCCCGAGCAGTTCCTCCAGCTGGCCCAGCGGGCGGCCCAGCGGCTCATCTACCTCCCCTGA
- the sucD gene encoding succinate--CoA ligase subunit alpha, translating into MSIFLNAQSKVIVQGITGGEGSKHTARMLAAGTQVVGGVNARKAGTTVEHTDADGATVELPVFGSVAEAMKETGADVSVVFVPPAFTQDAVVEAIDAEIGLLVIITEGVPVQDSAEFWAYAQGKKTRIIGPNCPGIITPGEALAGITPATISGSGPIGLVSKSGTLTYQMMFELRDFGFTTAIGIGGDPIIGTTHIDALEAFEADPDTKAIVMIGEIGGDAEEKAAAYIQAHVTKPVVGYVAGFTAPEGKTMGHAGAIVADGAGTAQGKKEALEAAGVKVGKTPSETAELMREILQGL; encoded by the coding sequence ATGTCGATCTTTCTGAACGCACAGTCCAAGGTCATCGTGCAGGGCATCACCGGTGGTGAGGGCTCCAAGCACACCGCCCGCATGCTGGCCGCCGGCACCCAGGTCGTCGGAGGTGTCAACGCCCGCAAGGCCGGCACGACCGTCGAGCACACCGACGCCGACGGCGCCACCGTCGAGCTGCCCGTGTTCGGGTCGGTCGCCGAGGCGATGAAGGAGACCGGCGCCGACGTGTCGGTCGTCTTCGTGCCGCCGGCCTTCACCCAGGACGCCGTCGTCGAGGCGATCGACGCCGAGATCGGCCTGCTGGTCATCATCACCGAGGGCGTCCCGGTGCAGGACAGCGCCGAGTTCTGGGCCTACGCCCAGGGCAAGAAGACCCGCATCATCGGCCCCAACTGCCCCGGCATCATCACGCCGGGCGAGGCGCTCGCCGGCATCACGCCGGCGACGATCTCCGGCAGCGGCCCGATCGGTCTGGTCTCGAAGTCGGGCACCCTGACCTACCAGATGATGTTCGAGCTGCGCGACTTCGGCTTCACCACGGCCATCGGCATCGGCGGCGACCCGATCATCGGGACGACGCACATCGACGCCCTCGAGGCGTTCGAGGCCGATCCCGACACCAAGGCGATCGTGATGATCGGCGAGATCGGTGGCGACGCGGAGGAGAAGGCGGCGGCCTACATCCAGGCGCACGTCACCAAGCCGGTCGTCGGCTACGTCGCGGGCTTCACCGCCCCGGAGGGCAAGACGATGGGCCACGCCGGCGCCATCGTCGCCGACGGAGCGGGCACCGCGCAGGGCAAGAAGGAAGCCCTCGAGGCGGCAGGCGTCAAGGTCGGCAAGACGCCGTCGGAGACCGCGGAGCTCATGCGGGAGATCCTGCAGGGCCTGTAG